In the genome of Dioscorea cayenensis subsp. rotundata cultivar TDr96_F1 chromosome 1, TDr96_F1_v2_PseudoChromosome.rev07_lg8_w22 25.fasta, whole genome shotgun sequence, one region contains:
- the LOC120278973 gene encoding transcription factor ILR3-like isoform X2, with amino-acid sequence MELDRAEDYLIDDSGMGSDGELHRAIEILCELPPTSGVQMGDVYIGDGAIQQMDSSNRLDIGIIYGGPCNLEQTNSGNMGLAYRDACAVEHTNAGTRAMDEDCSRSKSKACREKLRRDKLNDRFLELSSALEPGRPPKSDKTSILSDAACVLEQLKAEAQELKTANEKLQETINDLKAEKNELRDEKTRLKEEKEKLEQQVKSMSMPPVGYMPHPVVIHPYAMAPGFAPGAPSPANKPGSFAAFPSMPMWQWMPSAFVDTTQDAKLWPPNA; translated from the exons ATGGAGCTTGATCGTGCGGAGGATTACCTGATTGACGATTCCGGAATGGGGTCCGATGGTGAGCTTCACCGCGCCATTGAGATCCTCTGTGAGTTGCCTCCAACGTCCGG GGTGCAGATGGGAGATGTTTATATTGGCGATGGTGCTATTCAGCAGATGGACTCTTCCAATAG GCTGGACATTGGAATTATTTATGGAGGTCCCTGCAATCTTGAGCAGACCAATTCAGGGAATATGGGCTTGGCATACCGGGATGCTTGCGCCGTTGAGCATACAAATGCTGGAACAAG AGCAATGGATGAAGATTGTTCAAGGTCCAAGTCGAAAGCATGCCGTGAGAAATTGAGACgggataaattaaatgatag GTTTTTGGAATTGAGTTCTGCTCTTGAGCCTGGTAGACCTCCCAAATCTGATAAAACAAGTATCTTAAGCGACGCAGCTTGTGTGTTAGAACAACTAAAAGCTGAAGCCCAAGAACTAAAAACAGCAAATGAAAAGCTTCAAGAAACAATCAATGATCTGAAG GCAGAGAAAAATGAACTTCGAGATGAGAAGACAAGATTAaaggaagagaaggagaaaCTCGAGCAGCAGGTGAAATCCATGAGCATGCCGCCGGTAGGTTATATGCCACATCCAGTGGTAATCCATCCCTATGCCATGGCTCCCGGTTTTGCCCCCGGTGCACCGTCACCGGCCAACAAACCAGGTTCCTTCGCCGCATTTCCCAGTATGCCAATGTGGCAATGGATGCCATCTGCATTTGTCGACACTACTCAAGATGCCAAGCTATGGCCACCCAATGCATAA
- the LOC120278973 gene encoding transcription factor ILR3-like isoform X1, giving the protein MELDRAEDYLIDDSGMGSDGELHRAIEILCELPPTSGVQMGDVYIGDGAIQQMDSSNRLDIGIIYGGPCNLEQTNSGNMGLAYRDACAVEHTNAGTSVDTMLVHGDNVSLEEHNTRKRAMDEDCSRSKSKACREKLRRDKLNDRFLELSSALEPGRPPKSDKTSILSDAACVLEQLKAEAQELKTANEKLQETINDLKAEKNELRDEKTRLKEEKEKLEQQVKSMSMPPVGYMPHPVVIHPYAMAPGFAPGAPSPANKPGSFAAFPSMPMWQWMPSAFVDTTQDAKLWPPNA; this is encoded by the exons ATGGAGCTTGATCGTGCGGAGGATTACCTGATTGACGATTCCGGAATGGGGTCCGATGGTGAGCTTCACCGCGCCATTGAGATCCTCTGTGAGTTGCCTCCAACGTCCGG GGTGCAGATGGGAGATGTTTATATTGGCGATGGTGCTATTCAGCAGATGGACTCTTCCAATAG GCTGGACATTGGAATTATTTATGGAGGTCCCTGCAATCTTGAGCAGACCAATTCAGGGAATATGGGCTTGGCATACCGGGATGCTTGCGCCGTTGAGCATACAAATGCTGGAACAAG TGTGGACACTATGCTGGTTCATGGAGATAATGTCAGTCTTGAAGAGCATAACACAAGGAAAAG AGCAATGGATGAAGATTGTTCAAGGTCCAAGTCGAAAGCATGCCGTGAGAAATTGAGACgggataaattaaatgatag GTTTTTGGAATTGAGTTCTGCTCTTGAGCCTGGTAGACCTCCCAAATCTGATAAAACAAGTATCTTAAGCGACGCAGCTTGTGTGTTAGAACAACTAAAAGCTGAAGCCCAAGAACTAAAAACAGCAAATGAAAAGCTTCAAGAAACAATCAATGATCTGAAG GCAGAGAAAAATGAACTTCGAGATGAGAAGACAAGATTAaaggaagagaaggagaaaCTCGAGCAGCAGGTGAAATCCATGAGCATGCCGCCGGTAGGTTATATGCCACATCCAGTGGTAATCCATCCCTATGCCATGGCTCCCGGTTTTGCCCCCGGTGCACCGTCACCGGCCAACAAACCAGGTTCCTTCGCCGCATTTCCCAGTATGCCAATGTGGCAATGGATGCCATCTGCATTTGTCGACACTACTCAAGATGCCAAGCTATGGCCACCCAATGCATAA
- the LOC120263065 gene encoding LOW QUALITY PROTEIN: DEAD-box ATP-dependent RNA helicase 36-like (The sequence of the model RefSeq protein was modified relative to this genomic sequence to represent the inferred CDS: inserted 1 base in 1 codon), with protein sequence MTAFISKIADQRSILAQCRNVTRDIKRHDRSSFSPRPPSRFLVTKRSQNEAHDFGPPRPRHRFAWEYSLLVRHFALCLPRFHLQNLTNPNPNPNPNPNQKSPSIHQWRLIRKTPTRDPSAFSPPNLDLLPNPLPLPLPLSNPTSISDHAGGTATIASPTFGLSPVGHPQHAASSACVAPTDVQRCCIPRILSGSNVTAVALTGSGKTAAFALPILHRLAEDPFGVYALVLTPTRELAFQLAEQFRALGSFSQCAMHCCCGGMDMTGQALALAQRLHIVVATPGRINVLLENDPDLPAVFSKVKFLVLDEADRVLDVGFAEELKVIYRCLPRDRQTLLFSATLTDDMEALNEISGDRSYFYRGYKGFNTVDSLNQHYIVTPKNVKEVYLAYLLSKMKEKSIRSSIIFVSTCRSCHLLNLLLEELEFSVVALHSYKSQSLRLAALSRFKSGQXSILLATDVASRGLIFQQLILSSNYDIPRFPRDYVHRVGRTARAGRGWTFHKFLLLRDLHWPNDERLVKVIEDEIGKKLDAYECKENEVLENITKVFKARRVTRMKMIDDEFDEKVQARKEQKKKRKLLES encoded by the exons ATGACAGCTTTCATCAGCAAGATCGCCGATCAGCGATCGATCCTCGCGCAAtgccgcaatgtaactcgcgacATCAAACGCCACGACCGATCCTCTTTTTCGCCTAGGCCGCCCAGTCGCTTTCTAGTCACAAAGCGGTCGcagaacgaagctcacgatttcggCCCTCCAAGGCCTCGCCATCGCTTCGCATGGGAATATAGCCTCCTAGTACGCCACTTT GCTCTTTGTCTTCCACGGTTCCACCTTCAAAATCtcacaaaccctaaccctaaccctaaccctaaccctaaccaaAAGTCTCCGAGCATCCATCAATGGAGGCTGATCCGCAAAACTCCGACGAGAGACCCTTCCGCCTTTTCTCCTCCAAATCTAGACCTCCTCCCCAATCCTCTTCCCCTGCCGCTCCCTCTCTCCAACCCAACTTCCATCTCTGACCATGCCGGAGGGACGGCCACCATCGCCTCTCCGACCTTTGGTCTTTCCCCAGTGGGCCACCCTCAACATGCCGCGAGCTCGGCATGCGTTGCCCCCACCGATGTCCAGCGCTGCTGCATCCCCAGGATTCTCTCCGGCTCCAATGTCACTGCCGTTGCCCTTACCGGCAGCGGCAAGACAGCAGCCTTCGCCCTCCCTATTCTCCACCGCCTCGCGGAGGATCCTTTTGGTGTATATGCCCTTGTACTCACCCCGACCCGTGAGCTCGCCTTTCAGCTCGCGGAGCAGTTCCGCGCGCTTGGCTCTTTCTCTCAATGTGCGATGCACTGTTGTTGTGGGGGCATGGACATGACTGGCCAGGCCCTGGCTCTAGCGCAGCGGCTGCATATTGTAGTTGCTACTCCTGGGAGGATCAATGTTCTTCTTGAAAATGACCCTGATTTGCCTGCTGTGTTCTCCAAAGTCAAG TTTTTAGTTTTGGATGAAGCGGATAGGGTTTTAGATGTTGGTTTCGCAGAGGAACTCAAAGTTATTTATCGATGTTTACCTCGAGATAGACAAACTCTTCTATTTTCTGCGACTCTGACAGATGACATGGAAGCTCTTAATGAGATTTCTGGAGATAGATCTTACTTCTATCGTGGATACAAGGGATTTAATACGGTTGATTCCCTAAACCAGCATTACATAGTGACACCTAAAAATGTGAAGGAGGTTTATCTTGCATACCTTTTGTCAAAAATGAAGGAGAAGAGCATCCGCTCATCAATTATATTTGTATCTACATGCAG AAGTTGCCAtcttttgaatttgttattGGAAGAGCTTGAGTTCTCTGTAGTGGCTCTGCATTCTTATAAATCTCAATCATTAAGGCTTGCTGCATTGAGTCGATTTAAATCTGGTC ATTCTATCTTGCTTGCCACCGATGTAGCCAGTAGAGGTTTGATATTCCAACAGTTGATCTTGTCATCAAACTATGACATTCCGAG ATTTCCTCGTGATTATGTTCACCGTGTTGGACGAACGGCAAGGGCTGGCCGAGGGTGGACTTTCCATAAGTTTTTGTTACTCAG GGATTTGCATTGGCCA AATGACGAGCGCCTTGTTAAAGTGATAGAGGATGAAATAGGAAAGAAATTGGATGCATATGAGTGTAAAGAGAATGAGGTTCTTGAAAATATAACTAAG GTATTCAAGGCTAGACGTGTCACGAGAATGAAAATGATTGACGATGAATTTGACGAGAAAGTCCAAGCCAGGAAAGAGCAGAAGAAAAAGCGGAAGCTCTTAGAATCATAA